The DNA window CAGTCCGGACCGCGCCTCGGCATCGCCGGATTTCACCGCAGCTGACGCGCCGGTGCCAAGAATGGAGAAGCCGGCACAGTTCGGTAACCCAGAAACGGTGTGCCAAGCCCTCTACAGCCCCACCCGGCCCATTAGCAAAGAGCACGACAGGGGATATTTTGAGCGAAGTTTCAATCTGGGCTCGCCGATTTCTGCCGAGTCATTCCCAACACCCGCCTCCCTCTCCGGTCTGGATCATCTTCTGTACGCCCCGGTCGATCTGAAAATCGGCACCAGCAACAGCAGCCGCAGCggcaccaccaccagcagcctccCGGGACCAAGCAACCGGGTCGGCACCAAAAGACCCTCAGCTGATGGAACGGAGCGCAAATCTAAACCCGCCTCCAAAAAACCCAAAGCCATTAGAAAACTCAACTTTGAAGACGAGGTGACGACTTCACCGGTACTTGGTCTCAAAATCAAAGAGGGGCCGGTGGACGTGAAGCCGAGGGCTCAGTCCTCCGGAGGAAACAAACCTTTGGGGGAGTTTGTGTGCCAGCTGTGCAAGGAGGCGTACGCGGATCCCTTCTCCCTGGCTCAGCACAAGTGCTCCCGCATAGTCAGGGTCGAGTACCGGTGTCCTGAGTGCGATAAGATGTTCAGCTGCCCGGCAAACCTCGCCTCTCACCGCCGTTGGCACAAACCCCGGACCACCGGCGCGCCGGCGATGCCACCCGCACAGGGCATCAAACCCGAAATGGCCAAAATGCCACCGCTAGGTGTCAAGTCAGTCTCCGACGAAGCCAAAGACATGAGTGACAGAGACACCCCGAGTCCAGGTCTGTCTGAATCGGGTTCTGAAGATGGCTCATATGACTGCCATTTCTGCGGGAAGCGCTTTAAGCGACAGGCGTGCCTAAGAAAACACGTCATGGGACACCAGGCCCTGCAAAAGAAAGTGCTAGAGGAGCACGGGTTTCAAACCAGCGACCGCCCGGCAGAGCAGACTCCGGAGTCCGCCTCCTCTTCAGCATCAGCATCATCCCCATCCTCAGAGGAAGCCTCAAACCAAAGCCCCCTCAATCTGAGCCCGGTGGACTGCCTCCTGTGCCCGGTGTGCCGGGAGAGTTTCACCAGCAGGGCCGGTCAGGAGAGACACCTGCGCCTCATGCACTCCTCCCAGATTTACCCGTGCAAATACTGCCCCGCCACTCTCTACAGCTCGCCGGGGCTCACCAGGCACATAAACAAGTGCCACCCCTCGGAGAACAGGCAGGTGATCCTGCTCCAAATGCCGGTGCGCCCCGCCTGCTAAAGACAACACAGAACTCGTGCCTTTGATGGGGGAAaattcagaaattaaaaaaaaaaaaagtggatctGGGGTTTAaaaaacgtaaaaaaaaaaaaaacaaacaaaaaagaaaattttgtaATGCTCACTGCCATAACTTTAGGCCAATGAAAGGCAGGGCGGTTTAATGTTTAAGTGGTGTCTTTTCCATGCCAATCAGTGATTGTTGAACGCTTCTCTCTATATTTGAATTACATATAGGCCTATtttgagatttttctttctcAAATTAGTTTAtcaagatgaaaaaaaattacaaagcgTTAGTTTGACTGTTAAAGGTATTTTTCTAGGACAGCACATGTTCAATGATAGCTTCTAGACCtaagaaatgttttcagtttctcagaaatcctttttttcccatcaGTCTGTTGACTTCACCGACCGTGATGCTCCGTCACTGTAGCTTTACGCTAGTTTGTGAATGACTCACTTTGTCTTGATGGAAAAAATTATGAGTGACTGAGGAATTCCCTGTTTAGTAGAACCACAAATGCCTTTAGTATACAAATAAGCCTAGTCCGAAATAGCCTACGTACACATCCAAATCCCGCTGTAtaactgccttaaaaaaaagaaaaagtcaacatagattgttttaatttgaatgctggcacatattttattattattcttgaaGATTGTTGCAATATTTGTCAtcatatgtttatttatttatttattctaattattttatgtaacttattgctgtgtttgttgtgatttttttccccctgtgaaTCGTTCTGGCAGTTTACATGTCGTATAGccaaatctttgttttttgtttttcttttgtcaaaTTTATGAGTTGTGATAAATGTCGTGGGTCGGGTTTTAATCCCCAATCCCGACGGCtcttgtaaaaaataaacaaacataaaaaaaataaattaaaaaaaaaaagaggacaaacGTAAAGCTCTTACCTTAGATGCAATCTTTTTTAAGGACAAGTTATTTTCCTAAATGTTGGCTTTTATAGCGCTTTGATTGTATGTGTATATCGTTGTTGTCTAtcgaaataaaaaatattttcaaaaggACACGTGGTCTCAGGAggcttttcacacacacaggaagccGCGCGCGGCATCAATGAACTTTATTTCCCAACGAAAACTTCATGTTTCTTGACGGAGTTTCACGAATTCCTATTAAAACACCTGCACGTTTTGGGGGAAAGCCGGGAAGAGATGGGAAAATGCAggaatgcttttattttcagccCACAGTATGACACATGAAAACATATCAAAGTGACATTTATGATGAAATAAACGTCTCTCGGTTCCTCCGtacattttaaactgtattcaGATTTATAGATTCGGGACTTTGACTCAAATGTTGATACACTTTTTTGCATAAAACATGTTGTGCAGCCGAAGCGTCACAGGAGCCGCAGGAAGCGCTTTCATGCCACGTTTTTCAGGCCTCATCAGTCGGTTTAAAGCTGATTTTTACAGCCTCTCCTGGAGCAAAGAAGCGAGATGAGAAGTTGTTAAACTTTGACAGTGTGAAATGAAAGTGAGTCACCACTGAAAACCTGGAACTTCTCCTCTTCACCACCTCTCCCACACTGGGTGACACTCCAAAAATGATGCGAGTCTCTTTAGCGCTCTTTAACAAGGAGGAAGTCAAACTCCCCTGGCTGGACCCCCCTCTGCCTTCAATATCAGACTTGTTCTGCGTAAATCATTGCTGCAGTGGCTCAATAGACGCCTTTTCGCTGCCCCAGAGAAGCACTTAAGGCCTAATCATAAATTCCCCCCTTAATACCACGTCAGGACATGACAGCAGGACAAAGAGGTGGCGGATCAGAGCTCACCTCTGCAGCAGTAAAACATCTGTCTGCTTTGGAGAACTCACACAGCTCGATTTTTTGGTGGTTTTCGGATGATTTAGGACTCGTCAGGGCACAACTGGCTTCATGTCTGACCTCCAGAACCCATAAAACATTAAGTTAGTGGTAATTTAACGCAACACATAACTGATCTCACAGGCCCATCAATGATGGAAAAACTCCACTGAAAGACTAATGTGGTGTAAAAATCTCACCTCTACACCATCCTGAACTCCTCTCTTCCTGCTTCTGCAGAGTTCTTGTGCTTATTGAAACTCTGCACCGATGCAAGGTGCAGGCCAAACTTTGTGTACCCCCGCCCCCCCCAGGCAGCAGTGACAATACATTAAGAAAAAGAGATTTGAAGTGTGAAAATTGACTGCAGCTGGCAGTGTAACATGAAATAACACAATTTGGTAGTACTCACAGGGA is part of the Archocentrus centrarchus isolate MPI-CPG fArcCen1 chromosome 22, fArcCen1, whole genome shotgun sequence genome and encodes:
- the insm1b gene encoding insulinoma-associated protein 1b, whose amino-acid sequence is MPKGFLVKRNKKSAHVSYRTRSDDDDLQEPPTPAALPSQTDPSPPMSVASSPDRASASPDFTAADAPVPRMEKPAQFGNPETVCQALYSPTRPISKEHDRGYFERSFNLGSPISAESFPTPASLSGLDHLLYAPVDLKIGTSNSSRSGTTTSSLPGPSNRVGTKRPSADGTERKSKPASKKPKAIRKLNFEDEVTTSPVLGLKIKEGPVDVKPRAQSSGGNKPLGEFVCQLCKEAYADPFSLAQHKCSRIVRVEYRCPECDKMFSCPANLASHRRWHKPRTTGAPAMPPAQGIKPEMAKMPPLGVKSVSDEAKDMSDRDTPSPGLSESGSEDGSYDCHFCGKRFKRQACLRKHVMGHQALQKKVLEEHGFQTSDRPAEQTPESASSSASASSPSSEEASNQSPLNLSPVDCLLCPVCRESFTSRAGQERHLRLMHSSQIYPCKYCPATLYSSPGLTRHINKCHPSENRQVILLQMPVRPAC